The Luteolibacter arcticus genome includes a window with the following:
- a CDS encoding glycosyltransferase — MSSDPPSIVVFAQVPPPEHGQSRMVQLMLDGLREEAPALQVHHVDARFSDTLDDIGGTNWTKFTRSGRFVARALRLWMRHRPGLLYYVPGPVRWSAVLRDWLILGSLRPFYHHVAFHWHAIGHGEWAHGSPRLRLPGPKWLDRFARRVSARVLESPTLSIVLTPQSAKDAAAVGSKASRLVRNGIEDPCEAKAAELAAQKESRTRELGGSASPRFRALFMSVGTVEKGLFDLLEAVRLFLSAAPQAWALDLTIAGGIQPSCRATFDERLQSLIRQFPDQLTLSVKGYVSGSEKLACLASHDLFIAPSRWESFGLTVAEAMASGLAVVAAASDGVQGVLPDDYPFLAPVADPPALAWAIRQCCDSLVAGRGTELHHELRQTFLDRYRRADFCREIAATLEPLASGLGELAKTAGPLRLQVYLADQNPKLGRSLGISRMTQVLLKELAIREELALKGITSRSSIQMPDGSSAVVVPWTTRGRVARVMTDHLHPVWRPGRHPDVFYFPKGFLPRLHGMCSPSVVTIHDTIIQYYADHYPEWRTEIEYRYWASMLKHTLRHADGILTISEAARRQIREFMERHGIPAKPITVTFEPCIYESIPQPVSPVKDNYVLHLGSREPHKRTAWLIRQWAEASRTRADLPKLHVVGKLPDEVVEIAKSCPQVERLPFLDDEALQRQFEMARALIFPSEIEGFGLPAVEAYFLGTPVCFTRGTSIEEVLGDAASCGGFDLSEPASLFTALDDVLALPPGQVRDWGLSLRDKYAARVVADLMVEVFHEVSRHHTAR; from the coding sequence GTGTCGTCCGATCCGCCCAGCATCGTCGTTTTCGCCCAGGTTCCACCGCCGGAACACGGGCAAAGCCGCATGGTGCAACTGATGCTCGATGGCCTGCGCGAGGAAGCGCCAGCACTGCAGGTCCACCACGTCGATGCCCGGTTTTCCGACACGCTCGACGACATCGGCGGCACGAACTGGACGAAGTTCACACGTTCCGGTCGCTTTGTCGCCCGGGCGTTGCGCTTGTGGATGCGACATCGCCCGGGGCTGCTCTACTACGTGCCGGGACCGGTGCGCTGGAGCGCGGTGCTCCGCGATTGGCTGATCTTGGGAAGCCTCCGGCCGTTCTATCACCATGTGGCATTCCACTGGCACGCCATCGGCCATGGTGAGTGGGCTCACGGGTCCCCAAGACTGCGGCTGCCCGGACCAAAATGGCTAGATCGCTTTGCGCGGCGCGTCAGTGCCAGGGTGCTGGAGTCGCCGACGCTGTCGATCGTCTTGACCCCACAGTCGGCGAAGGACGCAGCAGCCGTTGGTTCCAAGGCCTCACGACTGGTCCGCAACGGCATCGAGGATCCCTGCGAGGCCAAGGCTGCGGAACTCGCCGCTCAAAAGGAAAGCCGGACCCGCGAACTCGGTGGCTCGGCTAGCCCTCGCTTCCGGGCCTTGTTCATGTCGGTGGGAACGGTCGAAAAGGGGCTGTTCGACCTGCTGGAAGCCGTAAGACTTTTTCTCTCCGCAGCGCCGCAAGCTTGGGCACTGGATCTGACGATCGCCGGCGGTATCCAGCCTTCTTGCCGGGCTACCTTTGACGAGCGCCTGCAGTCGCTGATTCGCCAATTTCCCGACCAGCTGACCCTATCCGTAAAGGGCTATGTCAGCGGCTCCGAGAAACTCGCGTGTCTGGCGAGCCACGATCTTTTCATCGCGCCGAGCCGGTGGGAGAGCTTCGGCCTCACGGTCGCGGAAGCCATGGCCTCTGGGTTGGCCGTCGTTGCCGCAGCCTCGGATGGCGTGCAGGGAGTGTTGCCAGACGATTACCCCTTCCTCGCCCCGGTGGCGGATCCGCCGGCTCTCGCCTGGGCAATCCGCCAGTGCTGCGATTCCCTAGTGGCGGGACGGGGAACCGAGCTTCACCACGAGCTGCGGCAGACCTTTCTCGATCGCTATCGGCGAGCGGATTTCTGCCGTGAGATTGCTGCCACGCTTGAGCCGCTGGCCAGCGGCCTTGGAGAGCTTGCAAAGACCGCCGGTCCCCTCCGCCTGCAGGTCTATCTGGCCGACCAGAATCCGAAACTCGGGAGAAGCCTCGGCATCTCCCGCATGACCCAGGTGCTGCTCAAGGAGCTGGCGATCCGCGAAGAGCTGGCCTTGAAAGGCATTACCTCGCGATCGTCGATCCAGATGCCGGATGGATCCTCCGCCGTCGTGGTACCGTGGACCACCCGCGGGAGGGTGGCGCGGGTCATGACCGACCACCTGCACCCGGTCTGGCGCCCCGGGAGGCACCCCGATGTCTTCTATTTCCCCAAGGGCTTCCTGCCGCGCCTGCATGGGATGTGCTCGCCGTCCGTGGTCACCATCCACGACACCATCATCCAGTACTACGCGGACCACTATCCCGAGTGGCGGACCGAAATCGAGTACCGCTACTGGGCCAGCATGTTGAAGCACACGCTCCGCCACGCCGATGGCATCCTCACCATCTCGGAAGCGGCGCGTCGTCAGATCCGTGAATTCATGGAGCGGCACGGCATTCCCGCCAAGCCCATCACGGTGACCTTCGAGCCGTGTATCTACGAATCCATCCCGCAGCCGGTGTCTCCGGTGAAGGACAATTACGTGCTGCACCTCGGCTCGCGCGAGCCTCACAAGCGAACCGCCTGGCTGATCCGCCAGTGGGCGGAAGCCTCGCGCACTCGCGCCGACCTGCCGAAGCTCCACGTGGTCGGGAAGCTGCCGGACGAAGTGGTAGAGATCGCCAAATCCTGTCCGCAGGTGGAGCGGCTGCCGTTCCTCGATGACGAGGCTCTGCAGCGGCAGTTCGAGATGGCCCGCGCGCTGATCTTCCCGTCCGAGATCGAAGGCTTCGGCCTGCCCGCGGTGGAGGCTTACTTCCTCGGCACACCGGTCTGCTTCACCCGCGGCACCTCGATCGAGGAGGTGTTAGGCGATGCCGCAAGCTGCGGCGGATTCGATCTTAGCGAGCCCGCAAGCCTCTTCACCGCACTGGACGACGTGCTGGCGCTCCCGCCCGGGCAAGTCAGGGACTGGGGCCTGTCACTGCGGGATAAATATGCGGCGCGGGTGGTCGCCGACCTGATGGTGGAGGTTTTTCACGAAGTCTCGCGACACCATACCGCCCGATGA
- a CDS encoding DUF268 domain-containing protein, producing MIRAILRAAGFDPRRFPTALSGWQRFARDRDRFRGLPGADSLPQGKDLPMLTEFGESSGHLGAYFFQDLQVARWILTDQPQRHVDVGSRLDGFVGHLAVFRAVDVLDIRPQPIPVPNVHFHQVDLAADLPAEWVACTDSLSCLHTIEHFGLGRYGDDVDPLGHLKGLEQLKRMVKPGGRFYLSTPIGPERVEFNAHRIFAASTVTGWFQDGWTIERFAVVDDATHLHPDINWRSAEAANHFGCRAGVGIVCALRTSP from the coding sequence ATGATCCGCGCCATCCTCAGGGCTGCGGGCTTCGATCCGCGGCGCTTTCCCACCGCCCTCTCCGGCTGGCAACGCTTCGCCCGCGATCGCGATCGCTTCCGCGGACTGCCCGGGGCCGATTCCCTGCCACAGGGAAAGGATCTGCCGATGCTTACGGAGTTCGGCGAATCTTCCGGCCATCTCGGTGCGTACTTTTTCCAAGACCTCCAGGTCGCCCGCTGGATTCTAACAGATCAGCCGCAACGTCACGTCGATGTCGGCTCACGGCTCGATGGATTCGTCGGCCATCTGGCCGTCTTCCGCGCGGTGGACGTGCTCGATATCCGGCCGCAGCCGATCCCGGTGCCGAACGTGCACTTCCATCAGGTCGATCTGGCAGCAGATCTTCCGGCCGAGTGGGTGGCCTGCACGGACTCGCTGTCCTGTCTTCACACCATCGAGCACTTCGGCCTCGGGCGCTATGGCGATGACGTCGATCCATTGGGCCATCTGAAAGGCTTGGAGCAACTCAAGCGGATGGTGAAGCCGGGCGGACGCTTTTACCTCTCCACACCGATCGGGCCGGAGCGCGTCGAGTTCAATGCCCACCGCATCTTCGCTGCTTCCACCGTGACCGGCTGGTTTCAGGACGGCTGGACCATCGAGCGCTTCGCCGTGGTGGATGACGCCACGCACCTGCATCCCGATATCAATTGGCGATCAGCCGAGGCGGCGAATCACTTCGGTTGCCGGGCGGGCGTCGGCATCGTCTGCGCCCTGCGCACTTCACCGTGA